One window from the genome of Gemmatimonadaceae bacterium encodes:
- a CDS encoding flavin prenyltransferase UbiX, with protein sequence MFAITGASGAPYAVRLLEQLVAARRPVQLIVSSHGLRLLRTETELKGVDDLRQAVGAARWDRYVTVYDDADRGAAPASGSALSAGMVICPCSMGTLSAVSAGASRSLVERAADVALKERRKLVLVTRETPLSAIHLENMLRLARAGAVVMPASPGFYHRPQRIDELVDFIVARVLDHLGVPQGLVARWQGEAPAGRRRRPQ encoded by the coding sequence GTGTTCGCCATCACTGGCGCGTCGGGGGCGCCGTACGCCGTGCGGCTGCTCGAGCAGTTGGTGGCGGCGCGGCGTCCGGTGCAGCTCATCGTGTCGAGCCATGGGCTGCGGCTGCTGCGCACCGAGACGGAGCTCAAGGGTGTGGACGACCTGCGCCAAGCCGTCGGCGCCGCGCGGTGGGACCGCTACGTGACGGTGTATGACGACGCGGATCGCGGGGCGGCGCCGGCGTCGGGGTCGGCGCTCAGCGCCGGCATGGTGATCTGCCCGTGCTCGATGGGGACATTGTCGGCGGTGAGCGCGGGCGCGTCGCGGTCGCTGGTGGAGCGGGCGGCCGACGTGGCGCTCAAGGAGCGGCGCAAGCTGGTGCTGGTGACGCGCGAAACGCCGCTCAGCGCCATCCACTTGGAGAACATGCTGCGGCTGGCGCGCGCCGGCGCGGTGGTGATGCCGGCATCGCCGGGGTTCTACCACCGCCCGCAGCGCATCGACGAGCTGGTGGACTTCATCGTGGCGCGCGTGCTCGACCATCTGGGCGTGCCGCAGGGCCTGGTCGCGCGGTGGCAGGGCGAGGCGCCCGCGGGCCGGCGGCGCCGCCCGCAGTGA
- a CDS encoding metallophosphoesterase family protein translates to MSGGERLVGLIADTHGLVRPELFAALAGVEVILHAGDVGEGVLEDLSAIAPVRAVYGNTDRTDDPRLPVERLEEFDGVRVHVSHGHELGSPTPEALLAAYDADVLVYGHTHRPLLVRADGRWVVNPGAAGPRRFDIVPSIARMRLSGHDIRIDHVLLIP, encoded by the coding sequence GTGAGCGGGGGTGAGCGGCTGGTCGGGCTGATCGCCGACACGCACGGGCTGGTGCGGCCGGAGCTGTTCGCGGCGCTGGCCGGGGTGGAGGTGATCCTCCATGCGGGCGACGTGGGCGAGGGAGTGCTCGAGGATCTGTCGGCGATCGCGCCCGTGCGGGCCGTTTATGGAAATACGGATAGGACCGACGATCCGCGGCTGCCGGTCGAGCGGCTGGAAGAGTTCGACGGCGTGCGGGTGCACGTGAGCCACGGGCACGAGTTGGGGAGTCCGACGCCCGAAGCGCTGCTGGCGGCTTACGACGCCGACGTGCTCGTGTACGGACACACGCACCGCCCGCTGCTCGTGCGAGCAGACGGGCGGTGGGTGGTGAATCCAGGGGCAGCGGGGCCGCGGCGGTTCGACATCGTGCCGAGCATCGCCCGCATGCGACTCTCAGGTCACGACATCCGTATCGACCACGTACTCCTCATTCCCTGA
- a CDS encoding Hsp20/alpha crystallin family protein, which produces MPDIQITRTATPRLPFVSTITRDLDEMQNRLRRAFNFPAYEPFAPSLVQSLGWNPAVEIAESPDEFTVMAELPGLAAKDVSADFENGVLTIKGEKTETKSEKEKKYYVWERSYGSFERTFSFPSSVDQDKIKASFEQGVLSVVLPKTKESKVSGKKIAITSK; this is translated from the coding sequence ATGCCGGACATCCAAATCACCCGCACCGCGACTCCGCGGCTGCCCTTCGTTTCAACGATCACGCGCGACCTGGACGAGATGCAGAACCGTTTGCGCCGGGCGTTCAATTTCCCCGCGTACGAACCGTTTGCCCCCTCGCTCGTGCAATCGCTGGGTTGGAACCCGGCGGTGGAAATCGCTGAATCGCCCGACGAGTTCACCGTCATGGCCGAACTGCCGGGGCTCGCCGCCAAGGACGTGAGCGCGGATTTCGAGAACGGCGTGCTCACCATCAAGGGCGAGAAGACCGAGACGAAGAGCGAGAAGGAAAAGAAGTACTACGTGTGGGAGCGGAGCTATGGCTCGTTCGAGCGGACGTTCTCGTTCCCGTCGTCCGTGGACCAGGACAAGATCAAGGCGTCATTCGAGCAAGGGGTTCTCTCGGTCGTCCTGCCCAAGACCAAGGAATCCAAGGTCAGCGGCAAGAAGATCGCCATCACGTCCAAGTAA
- a CDS encoding CBS domain-containing protein, whose protein sequence is MLKVREIMTADPITLGPDLTLREAAERLAGPHISGAPVVSGDAVLGVLSLSDIVEFIANSPGVPADEGARDIEGDDDGSEAIAAFYSDAVAGDVTDVVERMRNVDRRDWDVLSEHTVNEAMTHVVFSIPPDATVESAAEYMARGEIHRLLVLDAGRLIGIVSALDIAAAVGDHRLTKHTYVFAPHAGTFAPGRP, encoded by the coding sequence ATGCTCAAGGTCCGCGAGATCATGACGGCCGACCCGATCACGTTGGGGCCCGATCTGACCCTGCGCGAGGCCGCGGAGCGCCTTGCTGGTCCACACATTTCCGGGGCGCCGGTGGTGAGCGGCGACGCCGTCCTGGGCGTGCTGTCACTATCGGACATCGTGGAATTCATCGCGAACTCACCGGGCGTGCCGGCCGACGAAGGCGCGCGCGACATCGAGGGCGACGACGATGGATCGGAAGCCATCGCTGCGTTCTATTCCGATGCGGTGGCAGGTGACGTCACCGACGTCGTGGAGCGGATGCGCAACGTGGACCGGCGCGACTGGGACGTCCTCTCCGAGCACACGGTGAACGAAGCGATGACGCACGTCGTGTTCTCGATTCCTCCCGACGCGACCGTGGAGTCGGCCGCCGAGTACATGGCACGCGGCGAGATTCACCGCCTGCTCGTGCTCGACGCCGGCCGCCTGATCGGGATCGTCAGTGCGCTCGACATCGCCGCGGCGGTCGGGGATCACCGCCTGACCAAGCACACGTACGTGTTCGCGCCGCACGCCGGGACGTTCGCGCCAGGGCGCCCATGA
- a CDS encoding UvrB/UvrC motif-containing protein, with the protein MRDHVRATAADRPGIYRMIAADGEVVYVGKSKRVRTRLLSYFRASFPAEKGARIVREAASIEWEYVPSEFAALLAEMRAIKRDRPRLNVAMKRDARHFAFIKLTRGMAPKLLAVRGPSGDDSAIYYGPFHGARQLQESLRELSDVLGLRDCRLTQRVVYADQAELFDAPARTPGCIRLEIGRCLGPCAGACTAAAYAERVRMARAYLDGENDGPVETLRADMEASAGRLEFERAASLRDKLGRLETLREQFARLRFAIESLSFAYHVPGFEGDDRVYLIRRGRVRGERPAPRTRTEQRALKVLKTEVFGAADPIGARVPTHEIDELMLLSSWFRAHPEQMKHTRRP; encoded by the coding sequence ATGCGCGACCACGTGCGCGCCACGGCGGCCGACCGCCCGGGCATCTATCGCATGATCGCTGCCGACGGTGAGGTGGTGTACGTGGGCAAGTCCAAGCGGGTGCGCACGCGGCTGCTCAGCTACTTCCGCGCGTCGTTCCCCGCCGAAAAGGGCGCCCGCATCGTCCGCGAGGCGGCGTCCATCGAATGGGAGTACGTCCCGAGCGAGTTCGCCGCGCTGCTCGCGGAGATGCGGGCCATCAAGCGCGACCGCCCGCGGCTCAACGTGGCCATGAAGCGCGATGCCCGGCATTTCGCGTTCATCAAGCTCACCCGCGGCATGGCGCCCAAGCTGCTCGCCGTCCGCGGCCCCAGCGGCGACGACAGCGCGATCTACTACGGCCCCTTTCACGGCGCGCGGCAGCTGCAGGAGTCGCTTCGCGAATTGAGTGACGTGCTCGGTCTGCGCGACTGCCGGCTCACACAGCGCGTGGTCTACGCCGATCAGGCGGAGCTGTTCGACGCGCCCGCGCGCACACCGGGCTGCATCCGGCTCGAAATCGGACGCTGCCTCGGTCCCTGTGCCGGCGCCTGCACGGCGGCGGCGTACGCCGAGCGGGTGCGCATGGCCCGGGCGTACCTCGATGGCGAGAACGATGGCCCCGTGGAGACGTTGCGCGCCGACATGGAGGCGAGCGCCGGGCGGCTCGAGTTCGAACGCGCCGCGTCACTGCGCGACAAACTCGGGCGGCTCGAGACGTTGCGCGAGCAGTTCGCCCGGTTGCGATTCGCGATCGAATCGCTCTCCTTTGCCTACCACGTGCCGGGCTTCGAGGGCGACGATCGGGTCTACCTCATTCGCCGCGGTCGCGTGCGCGGTGAGCGGCCGGCTCCGCGCACACGCACCGAGCAGCGTGCACTGAAGGTGCTCAAGACCGAGGTATTCGGCGCCGCCGACCCCATCGGGGCGCGGGTGCCCACGCACGAGATCGACGAACTGATGCTGCTCTCGAGCTGGTTTCGCGCGCATCCGGAACAGATGAAGCATACGCGTCGTCCGTAG
- the mutM gene encoding bifunctional DNA-formamidopyrimidine glycosylase/DNA-(apurinic or apyrimidinic site) lyase, producing the protein MPELPETETIARDLDRQVTGATIVKVGVPKPDVLREVGAIALRRRIMGTRIVHCWRRAKLVVLDLSSGDRLVVQPRFTGALLLDAGQLDQRERAYATVRLGLADGRTLLYRDIRRLGTVALMSPDRFTRYAAALGVEPLDRTFGPGELSAILRVSRQAVKKVLMDQRRIAGIGNIYANEALWRAGLDPSRAARGVTAAEARALHAALTAVLLESIDARGTSFRDYRDAHGNAGGFAERLAVYGRAGQPCPRCGTRLAGTHAIDGRSTVLCARCQH; encoded by the coding sequence GTGCCTGAACTCCCCGAAACCGAGACCATCGCGCGCGACCTCGACCGGCAGGTGACGGGCGCGACGATCGTGAAGGTGGGAGTGCCCAAGCCCGACGTTCTGCGTGAGGTCGGCGCCATCGCCCTGCGGCGCCGCATCATGGGAACCCGCATCGTCCACTGCTGGCGGCGCGCCAAGCTGGTGGTGCTCGACCTGTCGAGCGGCGACCGGCTCGTGGTGCAGCCGCGGTTCACCGGCGCCCTGCTGCTCGACGCGGGCCAACTCGACCAACGCGAACGCGCCTACGCCACGGTCCGGCTGGGACTCGCCGATGGTCGCACCCTGCTCTACCGTGACATCCGGCGCCTCGGCACCGTCGCTCTCATGTCACCGGACCGATTCACCCGGTATGCGGCCGCACTGGGAGTGGAGCCTCTTGACCGGACGTTCGGTCCGGGTGAACTATCGGCCATTCTTCGAGTCAGTCGCCAGGCGGTGAAGAAAGTGCTCATGGACCAGCGGCGCATAGCCGGCATCGGCAATATCTACGCGAACGAAGCGCTCTGGCGCGCCGGGCTCGACCCCTCGCGGGCGGCGCGCGGCGTGACCGCCGCGGAAGCGCGCGCCCTGCACGCCGCGCTCACCGCGGTGCTGCTCGAGTCCATCGACGCGCGCGGCACGAGCTTCCGCGACTACCGCGACGCCCATGGCAACGCCGGCGGATTTGCCGAACGGCTGGCCGTATACGGTCGCGCCGGTCAGCCCTGCCCGCGCTGCGGAACCCGGCTGGCCGGCACCCACGCCATCGACGGACGGAGCACGGTGCTATGTGCGCGCTGCCAGCACTAG
- the purD gene encoding phosphoribosylamine--glycine ligase, translated as MARLSKMTVLLVGGGGREHALAWKLKQDDPSLALIAAPGNPGIADLAECVNLAATDVERLLELAIDRSVDLTVIGPEAPLAAGIVDRFREAGIPTFGPTQAAAEIETSKAFAKQLMLDADVPTARARIFETVPEAKDCARDYGAPVVIKASGLAAGKGVIVCETIAQADAAIESMLVGNAFGASGHQVLVEEFMQGEELSVFALTDGQRVLSLVPAQDHKRLLAGDRGPNTGGMGAYAPAALGAPAGDYSDLLMNVESRILLPTLAAMRERGRPFTGLLYAGLMITAQGPKVVEFNCRFGDPEAQAVLPIAHLTPSLLEVMLAVARGDGLPVGARCRAAGHAVTTVLAAAGYPDHPRRGDGIILPPPRADAIVFHAGTARDDDGRLITAGGRVLAVTGLGATFADAQRVSAEVAAQVAFAGKQYRDDIGWRERARGA; from the coding sequence ATGGCGCGGCTCTCCAAAATGACGGTGCTGCTGGTCGGCGGCGGCGGGCGCGAACACGCGCTCGCCTGGAAGCTGAAGCAAGACGACCCTTCACTCGCGCTCATCGCCGCGCCCGGCAACCCGGGCATCGCCGACCTCGCCGAGTGCGTCAACCTCGCCGCTACGGACGTCGAGCGCCTCCTGGAACTGGCCATCGATCGATCGGTGGACCTCACCGTGATCGGCCCCGAAGCCCCGCTCGCCGCGGGTATCGTCGACCGCTTCCGCGAGGCCGGTATACCCACCTTCGGTCCCACGCAGGCCGCCGCCGAGATCGAGACGTCCAAGGCGTTCGCCAAGCAGCTCATGCTCGACGCCGACGTGCCGACGGCCCGCGCCCGGATATTCGAGACCGTGCCCGAAGCCAAGGACTGCGCCCGCGACTACGGCGCTCCCGTGGTGATCAAGGCCTCGGGGCTCGCCGCCGGCAAGGGCGTGATCGTCTGCGAGACGATCGCCCAAGCCGACGCCGCCATCGAATCGATGCTCGTGGGCAACGCGTTCGGCGCCAGCGGCCACCAGGTGCTGGTGGAGGAGTTCATGCAAGGCGAGGAGTTGAGCGTGTTCGCCCTCACCGACGGGCAGCGCGTGCTCTCCCTGGTGCCGGCGCAGGACCACAAGCGTCTGCTGGCCGGCGACCGCGGCCCCAACACCGGCGGCATGGGCGCCTACGCCCCGGCAGCGCTCGGCGCACCGGCCGGGGATTATAGTGATTTACTAATGAATGTGGAATCCCGGATCCTCCTCCCCACACTCGCCGCCATGCGCGAGCGGGGCCGCCCGTTCACGGGGCTGTTGTATGCGGGGCTCATGATCACCGCCCAAGGCCCCAAGGTGGTGGAATTCAACTGCCGGTTCGGCGATCCCGAAGCACAGGCCGTCCTCCCCATCGCCCACCTCACGCCCTCGCTGCTCGAGGTGATGCTCGCGGTGGCCCGCGGCGACGGCCTGCCCGTGGGCGCCCGCTGCCGCGCCGCCGGCCACGCCGTCACGACGGTGCTCGCCGCCGCCGGCTATCCCGACCATCCGCGCCGCGGCGACGGCATCATCCTCCCCCCGCCCAGGGCCGACGCCATCGTCTTCCACGCCGGTACGGCCCGCGACGACGATGGCCGCCTCATCACCGCCGGGGGACGCGTGCTGGCCGTGACCGGACTGGGCGCCACCTTTGCGGACGCGCAGCGCGTGAGCGCCGAGGTTGCCGCTCAGGTGGCGTTCGCCGGCAAGCAGTATCGCGACGACATCGGTTGGCGCGAGCGCGCCCGCGGTGCCTGA
- a CDS encoding M48 family metallopeptidase, with protein sequence MPRIQLVQISSRSWEHPADRAALNTLRSIPGFDEVVRKVAGFFGERGIRQLFLANAVRVSEHQRPKLNALYSDVLETLDWPTRPQLYVTQTPFVNAGAVGFDDPFIVMNSATLAMLDKEEQRFILAHELGHIMSGHTTYRTIAIIILTVGISNLPFLAGIALLPFQLALLEWYRKSELSSDRAGLLGTQDLNVAMGAFMKLAGGTAPEGDQASLEEFMRQAEEYETGGNAWDTVFKVLNTAFRDHPFNTVRASELLTWHKSGQFDAIIAGTYQRRGDDARPLTDDYADAAGYYGDQTRSTFQQVGDVFSRAKAAIDEAWRGSPK encoded by the coding sequence ATGCCACGCATTCAGCTCGTTCAAATCTCGTCGCGCTCCTGGGAACACCCGGCCGACCGCGCGGCCCTCAATACGCTGCGGTCGATTCCCGGCTTCGACGAAGTCGTGCGTAAGGTCGCCGGATTCTTCGGGGAACGCGGCATCCGCCAGCTCTTCCTGGCCAACGCGGTCAGAGTCTCGGAACACCAGCGGCCCAAGCTCAACGCGCTCTACAGCGACGTACTGGAGACGCTCGACTGGCCCACTCGACCGCAGCTTTACGTGACGCAGACCCCGTTCGTCAACGCCGGCGCCGTGGGATTCGACGACCCCTTCATCGTCATGAATTCGGCCACGCTCGCCATGCTCGACAAAGAGGAGCAACGGTTCATCCTGGCCCACGAGTTGGGCCATATCATGAGCGGGCACACGACCTACCGCACGATCGCCATCATCATCCTCACGGTGGGCATCAGCAACCTGCCCTTCCTCGCCGGGATTGCGCTGCTGCCATTCCAGCTCGCCCTGCTGGAGTGGTACCGCAAGAGCGAACTCTCCTCCGACCGCGCCGGTCTGCTCGGGACGCAGGACCTGAACGTGGCTATGGGGGCGTTCATGAAGCTGGCGGGCGGCACCGCGCCGGAGGGCGACCAGGCGAGCCTGGAAGAATTCATGCGCCAGGCCGAGGAATACGAGACCGGCGGCAACGCCTGGGACACCGTGTTCAAGGTGCTGAACACGGCGTTCCGCGACCATCCGTTCAACACCGTACGCGCATCGGAGCTGCTCACGTGGCACAAGAGCGGGCAGTTCGATGCGATCATCGCCGGCACCTACCAGCGCCGCGGCGACGACGCACGCCCGCTCACCGATGACTACGCCGACGCCGCCGGCTACTACGGCGACCAGACGCGTTCCACCTTCCAGCAGGTCGGCGACGTATTCTCGCGCGCCAAAGCCGCGATCGACGAGGCATGGCGCGGCTCTCCAAAATGA
- a CDS encoding aminotransferase class I/II-fold pyridoxal phosphate-dependent enzyme yields MTRVYDDDLAAGFATRAVHAGQRPEPLAGAIMTPVYLTSTYVQQALGENKGYEYARGKNPTRQALERNVAALEGAQHGFAFSSGMGCVDSIMKLFRAGDHIICGENVYGGTFRLFDKILQHMGLRFSYVDTRDPQRVADALTPATRAILVETPTNPLMRLTDLAAVSTVARQGGALLIVDNTFASPFFQQPFRFGADIVFHSTTKYLNGHSDMVGGIALVNDDGLADKLNFIQNAAGAVPGPFDSWLALRGTKTLHLRMPRHDANGRAVAAWLAERLGPEHVNYIGLPTHPQHDLAKRQMSGFGGMMSVEMGTKERAAHLLGRVHVFSLAESLGGVESLISHPAMMTHASVEPERRIALGITDGLVRLSCGVEDIGDLLADLDQACQGLPELASRTAGGSRPAKAAATPA; encoded by the coding sequence ATGACTCGCGTTTACGACGACGACCTCGCCGCCGGCTTTGCGACCCGCGCGGTGCACGCGGGCCAGCGCCCCGAACCCCTCGCGGGCGCCATCATGACGCCCGTATATCTGACCTCCACGTACGTCCAGCAAGCCCTCGGGGAGAATAAGGGCTACGAGTACGCGCGTGGCAAGAATCCAACGCGCCAGGCTCTGGAGCGTAACGTAGCAGCGCTCGAGGGCGCCCAGCACGGCTTTGCCTTCTCGAGCGGCATGGGATGCGTCGACTCGATCATGAAACTGTTCCGCGCCGGCGATCACATCATCTGCGGCGAGAACGTGTACGGCGGCACCTTCCGCCTGTTCGACAAGATCCTGCAGCACATGGGCCTGCGGTTCAGCTACGTCGATACCCGCGACCCCCAGCGGGTGGCTGATGCCCTCACGCCTGCCACCCGGGCCATCCTCGTGGAAACGCCGACCAACCCGCTCATGCGGCTCACCGACCTGGCGGCCGTCTCGACGGTGGCCAGGCAGGGCGGCGCCCTGCTCATCGTCGACAACACCTTCGCGTCGCCGTTCTTCCAGCAGCCGTTCCGGTTCGGCGCCGACATCGTCTTCCACTCCACCACCAAGTATCTCAACGGCCACAGCGACATGGTGGGCGGCATCGCTCTGGTGAACGACGACGGGCTGGCTGACAAGCTCAATTTCATCCAGAACGCTGCCGGCGCCGTGCCGGGCCCGTTCGATTCCTGGCTCGCCCTGCGCGGCACCAAGACCTTGCACCTGCGCATGCCGCGGCACGACGCCAACGGCCGCGCCGTTGCCGCCTGGCTCGCCGAACGCCTGGGCCCCGAACACGTCAACTACATCGGCCTCCCCACCCACCCACAGCACGACCTGGCCAAGCGCCAGATGAGCGGATTCGGCGGCATGATGAGCGTGGAGATGGGCACCAAAGAGCGCGCCGCCCACCTCCTCGGACGGGTGCACGTATTCTCACTGGCCGAATCGCTGGGCGGGGTGGAATCGCTGATCAGCCACCCCGCGATGATGACCCACGCCTCCGTCGAGCCCGAGCGCAGGATCGCTCTGGGCATCACCGACGGGCTCGTCCGGCTCTCCTGCGGCGTGGAAGACATCGGCGACCTGCTGGCCGACCTCGACCAGGCATGCCAGGGACTGCCGGAACTGGCCAGCAGGACCGCCGGCGGCAGCCGCCCCGCCAAAGCCGCCGCGACACCTGCGTGA
- a CDS encoding HD domain-containing phosphohydrolase, producing MEKIGRASCLLVDDEAPLRQVLVQLMRGDGFECLEAANGREALTSLETHRVTLVISDLRMPEVDGIELLREIRARYPDTAVIMLTAVADVEMAVKCLAIGAMDYLTKPFHLEEVRARVGQALERRRLILENRDYQERLEERVAAQARRLEELFLTGIQSLAEALEVKDPYTRGHSIRVSTYSSVIARALRLDDEMIWQIELGGHVHDLGKIGVREAVLNKPGRLTPEEYEHIMIHPVVGWRILAPLLGDAPIALNIVRSHHERMDGRGVPDQLRGRAIPLEARIAAVADALDAMTSGRPYRSAELTLEGAVGELRRNRGVQFDADVVEAVLQAVADGALVLVPRPATIVEVNG from the coding sequence ATGGAGAAGATCGGACGGGCCTCGTGCCTCCTGGTGGACGACGAAGCGCCCCTGCGGCAGGTGCTGGTCCAATTGATGCGCGGAGACGGCTTCGAGTGCCTCGAAGCGGCCAATGGGCGCGAGGCGCTCACCAGTCTCGAGACCCACCGGGTTACCCTGGTGATCTCGGACCTCCGGATGCCGGAGGTGGACGGGATCGAGTTGCTGCGCGAGATCCGGGCGCGCTACCCCGACACGGCGGTCATCATGCTCACCGCGGTGGCGGACGTGGAGATGGCGGTGAAGTGCCTGGCGATCGGCGCCATGGACTACCTCACCAAGCCGTTCCACCTGGAGGAGGTGCGGGCGCGGGTGGGACAGGCGCTCGAGCGCCGCCGGCTGATCCTGGAGAACCGCGACTATCAGGAGCGGCTGGAGGAGCGGGTGGCGGCGCAGGCGCGCCGGCTGGAGGAACTGTTCCTCACCGGCATCCAGTCGCTGGCCGAGGCCCTGGAAGTGAAGGATCCGTACACGCGGGGCCACTCCATCCGCGTGAGCACGTATTCCAGCGTCATTGCCCGCGCGCTGCGACTCGACGACGAGATGATCTGGCAGATCGAGCTGGGCGGGCACGTGCACGACCTGGGCAAGATCGGGGTGCGCGAGGCGGTGCTGAACAAGCCCGGCCGGCTGACCCCGGAGGAATATGAGCATATCATGATCCATCCGGTGGTCGGCTGGCGGATTCTGGCACCGCTGCTCGGCGATGCGCCGATCGCGCTCAACATCGTGCGCTCGCATCACGAGCGGATGGATGGGCGGGGGGTGCCGGACCAACTGCGGGGACGCGCGATTCCGCTCGAGGCGCGCATCGCCGCGGTGGCCGACGCCCTCGACGCGATGACCAGCGGCCGGCCGTACCGCAGTGCCGAACTGACGCTCGAGGGAGCCGTGGGCGAGTTACGGAGGAACCGGGGCGTCCAGTTCGACGCCGACGTCGTCGAGGCCGTGTTGCAGGCGGTGGCGGACGGCGCCTTGGTGTTGGTTCCGAGACCGGCGACGATCGTCGAAGTGAACGGCTGA
- a CDS encoding AMP-binding protein, whose amino-acid sequence MTDPLSLLPLAAAAGGGQLGDYPAPQLVAAGLTLLQRCAPLVRALSGRRSAILLPACPAYLTALSASDGRGAVLVNPLAAPIEVATQVRDANVGAVFTTTALATLVPHGVPFVLLDDAPRSARFVTGGTAREVDLGSHHGLALAGERGVDGCDEEAVIVYTSGMAGRPLGAVLSHRNLIANARSTVEAVRQDAGDHVLALLPFAHLFGLTVTGTAPLFAGARVTTMERFDPSRAAELLATAGITEVVGVPAVFRTLLAAVERRRAGVGELRVCVCGGAPLPVALQEQWFDITGVELRQGYGLTEAAPVCLFNRIDRPNVRGALGVSFPGVEVSVRRPGSGPGGPATPELPDGESGEICVRGANVFTGYVSGGEAGLPVRDGWLYTGDRGAVRAGGAVVFEGVIKPMFTRNGFNIYPEEIRQAVSELPGVREVRVRAIPEPLRDFDIALDVDGTVTADAIRQWCETRLSAYKQPASVIVSGG is encoded by the coding sequence GTGACCGATCCGCTCTCGTTGCTGCCGCTGGCCGCCGCCGCAGGGGGTGGCCAGTTGGGAGATTATCCGGCGCCGCAACTCGTGGCGGCGGGCCTCACCCTGCTCCAGCGGTGCGCGCCGCTCGTGCGGGCGCTGTCCGGGCGGCGGTCGGCCATCTTGCTTCCGGCCTGCCCCGCATATCTCACGGCGCTGTCGGCCAGTGATGGTCGGGGGGCAGTGCTCGTCAACCCGCTGGCCGCACCGATTGAGGTCGCCACGCAGGTGCGCGACGCGAACGTCGGCGCGGTGTTCACCACGACCGCGCTCGCGACGCTGGTGCCCCACGGCGTGCCGTTCGTGCTGCTGGACGACGCCCCGCGTTCGGCGCGCTTCGTCACCGGCGGCACGGCCCGCGAAGTGGACCTGGGATCGCACCACGGGCTGGCGCTCGCGGGCGAGCGCGGCGTGGATGGGTGCGACGAGGAAGCGGTGATCGTGTACACCTCGGGCATGGCCGGGCGCCCGTTGGGCGCCGTGCTCTCCCATCGCAACCTGATCGCCAACGCCCGGAGCACCGTCGAGGCCGTGCGCCAGGACGCCGGCGACCATGTGCTCGCGCTATTACCATTCGCTCATCTTTTCGGCCTCACGGTGACGGGCACGGCCCCGCTGTTCGCCGGCGCCCGCGTCACCACCATGGAACGGTTTGATCCGTCGCGTGCCGCCGAGCTGCTCGCCACGGCCGGAATCACCGAGGTCGTCGGCGTGCCGGCCGTGTTCAGGACGCTGCTCGCCGCCGTCGAGCGCCGTCGCGCCGGCGTGGGGGAGCTGCGGGTATGCGTCTGCGGTGGCGCGCCGCTGCCCGTTGCCCTGCAGGAGCAGTGGTTCGACATCACGGGTGTGGAGCTGCGCCAGGGCTACGGACTCACCGAGGCAGCGCCCGTGTGCCTGTTCAACCGCATCGACCGGCCCAACGTGCGCGGTGCGCTGGGCGTGTCCTTCCCTGGCGTGGAGGTATCCGTCCGGCGTCCGGGCAGCGGCCCCGGCGGGCCGGCCACGCCGGAGCTTCCCGACGGCGAATCGGGAGAGATCTGCGTGCGCGGCGCCAACGTGTTCACCGGGTACGTGAGCGGCGGAGAGGCGGGGCTGCCCGTACGCGATGGGTGGCTGTACACCGGCGACCGCGGGGCTGTGCGCGCGGGCGGGGCCGTGGTGTTCGAGGGCGTGATCAAGCCGATGTTCACGCGCAACGGCTTCAATATCTATCCCGAAGAAATCCGGCAGGCGGTGTCGGAGTTGCCCGGCGTACGCGAGGTGAGGGTGCGCGCCATCCCGGAACCGTTGCGAGATTTCGACATCGCGCTCGACGTCGACGGCACGGTCACGGCCGACGCGATTCGCCAGTGGTGCGAGACACGGCTGAGCGCCTACAAGCAGCCGGCGAGCGTGATCGTCAGCGGCGGCTGA